In one Magallana gigas chromosome 7, xbMagGiga1.1, whole genome shotgun sequence genomic region, the following are encoded:
- the LOC105343352 gene encoding tether containing UBX domain for GLUT4, which yields MSTVQVLCPNGRRQNVKVTPNTKLLQVLEEVCKKQGFLPPEDFTFKHGRKPVDVTLSLRYSNLPNNVKLELVKSESSREEQDVLIALQLEDGQRLQHTFPPATSLWDILQHWENADSTHKGNLYKVDPSTKPPTQTTCIYMREEIIGEIALQSMTLRKLGLTGGKAVIRLVHRPVDDSIMAEILDKIEREKTKLQKLDLMAKRQLSQQEGKSEDPVQSKEAQSVDKSSTAEDKTEGPKNSASRISEAMEVDAKQSASVPSTSQQQQPMEVEDKIETEGHRAMATGQGHGQSNQQQDFAETIRQMNIPGVQVFSPGDFHELSAQEQEVARRLAAHYMPLMGLHPSPDQQKAAAGSKPKRGRPQEAPMFSEFKFPEETKGKEVYKNELSEVNREEYKPCDRQAVLFNAEETTRTAASSEDLPDEFFEINENDIKRMMVDLQKKVEADQPLLTRSMIQERLESKYAKYQQVVVRVQFPDKVVLQGLFRPKETVFALHKFVRGHLEDKSLKFYLYTAPPKQVLKDQTLTLIQAKLAPASVVYFGSETTKDHYLSEAVMKEIGPKSKAEDIVENCLSKDDTSTSTGTDSNPGPSKPKPSKPASNASGDPKKPGVPKWFTVGKK from the exons ATGTCGACTGTTCAAGTGTTGTGTCCGAACGGTAGACGGCAGAACGTCAAGGTGACACCAAATACAAAATTGTTACAG gTACTAGAAGAAGTGTGCAAAAAGCAAGGATTTCTTCCACCTGAAGACTTCACTTTTAA GCATGGAAGAAAACCTGTGGATGTCACACTGTCCTTAAGATACTCCAACCTCCCTAACAATGTCAAGCTAGAACTAGTGAAGTCAGAGTCTAGTCGAGAGGAACAAGATGTTCTGATAGCCTTACAGCTGGAAGATGGCCAGAGACTACAGCACACATTTCCCCCGGCTACTTCACTGTGGGACATATTACAGCACTGGGAGAATGCTGACAG TACACACAAGGGAAACCTCTACAAAGTTGATCCCTCCACCAAACCCCCTACCCAGACAACTTGTATCTACATGAGGGAGGAG atTATAGGTGAAATTGCACTACAATCTATGACTCTAAGGAAACTTGGCTTGACTGGTGGAAAAGCTGTTATAAG GCTTGTACATAGACCAGTGGATGATTCAATAATGGCtgaaattttagataaaatagAAAGAGAGAAAACAAAGTTACAGAAACTTGACTTGATGGCTAAGAGGCAGCTATCTCAACAGGAGGGGAAATCTGAGGACCCTGTCCAGTCCAAGGAGGCTCAGTCAGTGGACAAGTCCTCAACAGCTGAGGACAAAACAGAGGGACCTAAGAACTCTGCTAGTCGAATATCAGAGGCCATGGAGGTTGATGCAAAACAAAGTGCTTCTGTGCCCAGTACATCACAACAGCAACAGCCAATGGAGGTAGAGGATAAAATTGAAACTGAAGGTCACAGGGCAATGGCAACAGGTCAAGGTCATGGTCAAAGTAATCAGCAGCAAGATTTTGCAGAGACAATACGACAGATGAATATTCCTGGAGTTCAGGTGTTTTCTCCTGGGGATTTCCATGAATTATCTGCACAGGAACAAGAG GTTGCCCGGCGTCTAGCAGCTCACTACATGCCACTAATGGGTTTACACCCTTCACCAGATCAGCAGAAGGCAGCAGCAGGGTCAAAACCAAAGAGAGGACGACCTCAGGAAGCTCCCATGTTTTCAGAGTTCAAG TTCCCAGAAGAAACAAAAGGAAAAGAGGTTTATAAAAATGAACTAAG TGAGGTTAACAGAGAAGAATATAAG CCCTGTGACAGACAAGCTGTGTTGTTCAATGCAGAGGAAACTACAAGAACCGCAGCATCAAGTGAAG ATCTCCCTgatgaattttttgaaattaatgaaaatgacATCAAGAGAATGATGGTGGATCTACAAAAGAAAGT TGAAGCTGATCAGCCATTGCTCACACGGTCGATGATTCAGGAGCGACTGGAAAGTAAATACGCCAAGTACCAGCAGGTGGTGGTTCGTGTCCAGTTCCCGGACAAGGTGGTGCTACAGGGGCTGTTCCGACCCAAGGAGACCG TGTTTGCACTACACAAGTTTGTAAGAGGCCATTTGGAAGACAAAAGCCTAAAATTTTATCTAT ACACAGCACCCCCAAAGCAGGTCCTAAAGGACCAAACTCTCACTCTTATCCAG gCAAAACTAGCACCTGCATCTGTGGTATATTTTGGATCTGAAACAACTAAAG ATCACTACCTGTCAGAAGCTGTAATGAAGGAAATTGGTCCCAAGAGTAAAGCTGAGGACATTGTAGAAAACTG TCTTTCTAAAGACGATACATCCACTTCAACTGGAACAGACTCTAACCCAGGTCCATCTAAACCAAAACCCTCAAAACCCGCCTCCAACGCATCCGGCGACCCCAAGAAGCCGGGCGTCCCAAAGTGGTTCACTGTCG GAAAGAAGTGA